From a region of the Tachypleus tridentatus isolate NWPU-2018 chromosome 1, ASM421037v1, whole genome shotgun sequence genome:
- the LOC143226313 gene encoding dynamin-1-like isoform X2 encodes MVWEFISKENSLILAVSPANQDIANSDALKIAREADPEGKRTIGVLTKLDLMDQGTDARDILENKVFLLQRGYIGIINRSQKDIDEKKRIEEAVKRERDFFMNHRSYKHMADRMGTKYLQITLNKQLKFHIQERLPGLRAALKKHLMDLKKELTELNGILGESDKRGQEKYMLKLINMFIEDLRKRIIGQTDEIGLHDVQGGARINSAFYNEIADLLTMDLVPSDNELAHAIVNIHGYRTGLFTPGLAFDTVCNKLIENYKGPIVTAVELITCIVTDVVEKSAQMLQRYPRLRNEVVFRVSTRLKEQEQETKNQCIRHINAEMAFHNVRHPDFDRDRPRSKLRSKETTLNSVEEIPEPQMKDICEGSLLLTVKGGLRNSHKDSWCKLSSNYFSWQKKEDTNDKRNMIPLTELRMQPKKSKSDSKNKNDNKAQKFILFRADGRSVFRDLKQLEFVCMDMTDLEKWTDAFKQVNVPVTLSKSCSMESLCQVDSNSTKNVYTSQATRMILEKGREKVEQIFQDPYMEKQVDELAGMVESYMEIVEKNIQDTTPKYIMLLLVQETLNYALCDLAGDIIGITNTETLMEVCAEEEKRRKELQSACNAIEEALKVIGSV; translated from the exons ATGGTGTGGGAGTTTATCAGTAAAGAAAATTCCCTTATTTTAGCGGTCAGTCCAGCTAATCAAGACATTGCTAACTCTGATGCCTTAAAAATAGCACGTGAAGCAGACCCTGAAG GCAAAAGAACAATTGGTGTCCTAACAAAGTTGGACTTGATGGATCAGGGAACTGATGCTCGggatattttagaaaacaaagtttttcttcttcaaagag GTTATATTGGTATTATAAATCGAAGTCAGAAGGATAtcgatgaaaaaaaaagaatcgaAGAAGCTGTAAAGAGAGAACGAGACTTTTTTATGAACCATAGAAGTTATAA acataTGGCCGACAGAATGGGTACAAAATACCTTCAAATAACACTAAATAAACAGTTGAAGTTTCACATCCAGGAGAGACTTCCGGGACTTCGAGCAGCTCTTAAAAAACACCTAATGGACTTAAAGAAAGAATTGACTGAACTAAATGGTATTCTTGGAGAATCTGATAAGCGTGGTCAAGAAAAATACATGCTaaa GTTGATCAACATGTTTATTGAAGACCTGCGTAAAAGGATCATAGGTCAAACCGACGAAATAGGTCTTCATGATGTGCAAGGAGGCGCCCGTATTAACTCCGCTTTCTACAATGAAATAGCAGACTTGCTTACAATG GACTTAGTCCCATCTGATAATGAGCTAGCCCATGCTATAGTCAATATCCATGGATACAG AACCGGTCTTTTTACGCCGGGTCTGGCATTTGATACAGTGTGCAACAAGCTTATCGAAAATTACAAAGGACCAATAGTCACAGCAGTGGAATTGATTACCTGCATCGTAACAGATGTGGTAGAGAAAAGCGCACAAATG CTACAACGCTATCCACGTCTGAGAAACGAGGTTGTGTTCCGGGTAAGCACACGTCTAAAGGAACAAGAACAAGAAACTAAG AATCAGTGTATCAGGCATATAAATGCAGAAATGGCTTTTCATAACGTCAGACATCCAGATTTTGATAGAGACAG GCCCAGAAGCAAGCTAAGGAGTAAAGAAACTACTCTGAATTCAGTTGAAGAAATACCTGAACCACAAATGAAG GACATATGTGAAGGTAGCTTGCTGTTAACAGTGAAGGGTGGCCTGAGAAATTCTCACAAAGATTCCTGGTGTAAACTTTCTTCTAATTATTTCTCTTGGCAAAAAAAAGAAGAc ACTAACGACAAACGAAATATGATTCCACTTACTGAATTAAGGATGCAGCCGAAAAAAAGTAAAAGTGATTCAAAGAACAAGAACGATAACAAAGCACAAAAGTTTATATTGTTTCGTGCAGACGGGAG GTCGGTTTTCCGAGACTTAAAACAATTAGAATTCGTTTGCATGGATATGACTGATTTAGAAAAGTGGACAGATGCTTTTAAACAAGTTAATGTACCTGTTACATTATCAAAGAGCTGTTCTATGGAATCTTTG tgTCAGGTGGATTCCAATTCAACCAAAAATGTTTACACTTCTCAAGCTACGCGAATGATCTTAGAGAAGGGAAGAGAAAAGGTAGAGCAG ATTTTCCAAGACCCTTATATGGAGAAACAAGTGGACGAACTGGCAGGAATGGTTGAGTCATACATGGAAATTGTAGAAAAGAACATACAAGATACAACCCCAAAGTACATCATGTTGCTTTTAGTACAGGAA ACGTTGAACTATGCTTTATGCGATTTAGCAGGAGACATAATAGGAATCACAAATAcc GAAACTTTGATGGAAGTTTGTGCAGAAGAAGAAAAGAGAAGAAAAGAGTTACAATCAGCCTGTAACGCTATTGAAGAAGCTCTTAAAGTGATTGGAAGTGTATAA
- the LOC143226313 gene encoding dynamin-1-like isoform X1: protein MANEGMQQLIHMMNKLQDAVSQAGSTVFNIDLPQIVVVGGQSAGKSSVLENFVGKEFLPRGSGIVTRRPLVVQLFHHPSTEYAEFLHNSNKIYKDFEKVRDEIEAETDRETGTNKNVSSKPINLRIYSPYVLDLTLVDLPGLTKVPVGDQPPDIDVQIRDMVWEFISKENSLILAVSPANQDIANSDALKIAREADPEGKRTIGVLTKLDLMDQGTDARDILENKVFLLQRGYIGIINRSQKDIDEKKRIEEAVKRERDFFMNHRSYKHMADRMGTKYLQITLNKQLKFHIQERLPGLRAALKKHLMDLKKELTELNGILGESDKRGQEKYMLKLINMFIEDLRKRIIGQTDEIGLHDVQGGARINSAFYNEIADLLTMDLVPSDNELAHAIVNIHGYRTGLFTPGLAFDTVCNKLIENYKGPIVTAVELITCIVTDVVEKSAQMLQRYPRLRNEVVFRVSTRLKEQEQETKNQCIRHINAEMAFHNVRHPDFDRDRPRSKLRSKETTLNSVEEIPEPQMKDICEGSLLLTVKGGLRNSHKDSWCKLSSNYFSWQKKEDTNDKRNMIPLTELRMQPKKSKSDSKNKNDNKAQKFILFRADGRSVFRDLKQLEFVCMDMTDLEKWTDAFKQVNVPVTLSKSCSMESLCQVDSNSTKNVYTSQATRMILEKGREKVEQIFQDPYMEKQVDELAGMVESYMEIVEKNIQDTTPKYIMLLLVQETLNYALCDLAGDIIGITNTETLMEVCAEEEKRRKELQSACNAIEEALKVIGSV from the exons ATGGCAAACGAAGGAATGCAACAGCTCATCCATATGATGAACAAGCTCCAAGATGCCGTTTCACAAGCTGGATCAACAGTTTTCAACATCGACCTACCTCAAATAGTTGTTGTGGGAGGACAAAGTGCCGGTAAAAGCAGTGTATTGGAAAATTTTGTTGGAAA AGAATTCCTGCCTCGAGGATCCGGTATTGTTACAAGACGACCATTGGTTGTCCAGCTGTTTCATCACCCATCTACGG AGTATGCTGAATTTTTGCACAattctaacaaaatatataaagatttcgAGAAAGTTCGAGATGAAATAGAAGCAGAAACAGATCGGGAGACAGGAACCAATAAGAACGTCTCATCCAAGCCAATCAACCTGCGGATTTACTCTCCTTATG TTCTCGATTTAACCCTTGTGGACTTACCGGGCCTGACCAAAGTCCCTGTTGGAGACCAACCACCAGATATTGATGTTCAAATAAGAGATATGGTGTGGGAGTTTATCAGTAAAGAAAATTCCCTTATTTTAGCGGTCAGTCCAGCTAATCAAGACATTGCTAACTCTGATGCCTTAAAAATAGCACGTGAAGCAGACCCTGAAG GCAAAAGAACAATTGGTGTCCTAACAAAGTTGGACTTGATGGATCAGGGAACTGATGCTCGggatattttagaaaacaaagtttttcttcttcaaagag GTTATATTGGTATTATAAATCGAAGTCAGAAGGATAtcgatgaaaaaaaaagaatcgaAGAAGCTGTAAAGAGAGAACGAGACTTTTTTATGAACCATAGAAGTTATAA acataTGGCCGACAGAATGGGTACAAAATACCTTCAAATAACACTAAATAAACAGTTGAAGTTTCACATCCAGGAGAGACTTCCGGGACTTCGAGCAGCTCTTAAAAAACACCTAATGGACTTAAAGAAAGAATTGACTGAACTAAATGGTATTCTTGGAGAATCTGATAAGCGTGGTCAAGAAAAATACATGCTaaa GTTGATCAACATGTTTATTGAAGACCTGCGTAAAAGGATCATAGGTCAAACCGACGAAATAGGTCTTCATGATGTGCAAGGAGGCGCCCGTATTAACTCCGCTTTCTACAATGAAATAGCAGACTTGCTTACAATG GACTTAGTCCCATCTGATAATGAGCTAGCCCATGCTATAGTCAATATCCATGGATACAG AACCGGTCTTTTTACGCCGGGTCTGGCATTTGATACAGTGTGCAACAAGCTTATCGAAAATTACAAAGGACCAATAGTCACAGCAGTGGAATTGATTACCTGCATCGTAACAGATGTGGTAGAGAAAAGCGCACAAATG CTACAACGCTATCCACGTCTGAGAAACGAGGTTGTGTTCCGGGTAAGCACACGTCTAAAGGAACAAGAACAAGAAACTAAG AATCAGTGTATCAGGCATATAAATGCAGAAATGGCTTTTCATAACGTCAGACATCCAGATTTTGATAGAGACAG GCCCAGAAGCAAGCTAAGGAGTAAAGAAACTACTCTGAATTCAGTTGAAGAAATACCTGAACCACAAATGAAG GACATATGTGAAGGTAGCTTGCTGTTAACAGTGAAGGGTGGCCTGAGAAATTCTCACAAAGATTCCTGGTGTAAACTTTCTTCTAATTATTTCTCTTGGCAAAAAAAAGAAGAc ACTAACGACAAACGAAATATGATTCCACTTACTGAATTAAGGATGCAGCCGAAAAAAAGTAAAAGTGATTCAAAGAACAAGAACGATAACAAAGCACAAAAGTTTATATTGTTTCGTGCAGACGGGAG GTCGGTTTTCCGAGACTTAAAACAATTAGAATTCGTTTGCATGGATATGACTGATTTAGAAAAGTGGACAGATGCTTTTAAACAAGTTAATGTACCTGTTACATTATCAAAGAGCTGTTCTATGGAATCTTTG tgTCAGGTGGATTCCAATTCAACCAAAAATGTTTACACTTCTCAAGCTACGCGAATGATCTTAGAGAAGGGAAGAGAAAAGGTAGAGCAG ATTTTCCAAGACCCTTATATGGAGAAACAAGTGGACGAACTGGCAGGAATGGTTGAGTCATACATGGAAATTGTAGAAAAGAACATACAAGATACAACCCCAAAGTACATCATGTTGCTTTTAGTACAGGAA ACGTTGAACTATGCTTTATGCGATTTAGCAGGAGACATAATAGGAATCACAAATAcc GAAACTTTGATGGAAGTTTGTGCAGAAGAAGAAAAGAGAAGAAAAGAGTTACAATCAGCCTGTAACGCTATTGAAGAAGCTCTTAAAGTGATTGGAAGTGTATAA